A genomic stretch from Candidatus Nitrotoga arctica includes:
- the obgE gene encoding GTPase ObgE — protein MKFIDESKIEVIAGDGGNGAASFRREKYIDKGGPDGGDGGWGGSVYALADRNINTLVDYRFARHHRARNGEAGRGADCYGKGAEDIVLRMPVGTVITDINTGELIADLDHDGQKMLLAQGGKGGLGNLHFKSSTNRAPRQCTPGVEGERRELQLELKVLADVGLLGMPNAGKSTFIRAVSAARPKVADYPFTTLHPNLGVVRVSAEKSFVIADIPGLIEGAAEGAGLGHQFLRHLMRTRLLLHLVDIAPMYEGVDPVHEAHSILNELKKYDELLYNKPRWLVLNKLDLLQDKDEKIAAFLQGFGDYTRYFAISAINGEGCKELSYAIMEHVEQVAKQEELANAENAQKTDTIIL, from the coding sequence ATGAAATTCATCGACGAATCAAAAATTGAAGTCATCGCAGGCGATGGCGGCAACGGTGCGGCCAGCTTTCGGCGAGAAAAATATATCGACAAGGGCGGCCCAGATGGCGGGGATGGCGGTTGGGGTGGCAGCGTGTATGCGCTCGCAGACCGCAACATCAACACCCTGGTGGATTACCGTTTTGCGCGCCATCACCGCGCGCGCAATGGTGAAGCGGGGCGTGGCGCGGATTGCTACGGTAAAGGTGCGGAAGATATTGTACTGCGCATGCCAGTCGGCACTGTCATCACTGATATCAATACCGGTGAATTGATTGCTGACCTGGATCACGATGGCCAAAAAATGTTGCTTGCCCAAGGTGGCAAAGGTGGCTTAGGCAATCTGCACTTTAAATCCAGCACCAACCGCGCCCCGCGTCAATGCACTCCAGGCGTTGAAGGTGAACGGCGCGAACTGCAATTAGAGTTAAAAGTACTCGCCGACGTGGGTTTGTTGGGTATGCCCAATGCAGGCAAATCTACCTTCATTCGCGCGGTTTCCGCTGCCCGCCCCAAGGTAGCCGATTATCCCTTCACCACGCTACATCCGAACTTGGGTGTGGTGCGGGTATCGGCTGAAAAAAGCTTCGTTATCGCCGACATTCCTGGCCTGATTGAAGGCGCTGCCGAAGGTGCGGGACTGGGACATCAGTTCTTACGCCATTTGATGCGTACCCGTTTGCTATTGCACTTGGTCGACATTGCCCCGATGTACGAGGGAGTCGATCCGGTGCATGAAGCCCATTCAATCCTGAATGAACTAAAAAAATATGATGAATTGCTGTACAACAAGCCGCGCTGGCTGGTACTCAACAAACTTGACCTGCTACAAGATAAAGATGAAAAGATCGCTGCTTTTCTGCAAGGGTTCGGCGACTACACGCGTTATTTCGCTATCTCCGCGATTAATGGCGAAGGCTGTAAAGAATTGAGCTATGCCATCATGGAGCATGTGGAGCAGGTTGCTAAACAGGAAGAGTTGGCCAATGCCGAAAATGCCCAAAAAACCGATACCATAATACTTTAA
- a CDS encoding FAD-binding oxidoreductase: MLPDLMNLLRNAVGTDHVLSGETAAPYCTDWRGRYSGKALAVVLPGDTQQVAAVVALCAEHRIAIVPQGGNTSLSGGAVPLPQGQQIVINLSRMNKILALDTTNYTLTVEAGCTLAKVREAAEQVNRLFPLGLTAIAGQCEIGGNISTNAGGIGVLRYGNMRDLVLGLEVVLPDGRVWDGLRSLRKDNTGYDLKHLFIGAEGTLGIITAAVLKLFPHPQSVVTACVAVSDPAVAVKLLAHLRANCGDKISAFEIISRSCLDLVLAHIPDTVEPFVTRYEWIVLIELSDVLQAPLDAPLLNALQAFGTGILEFAIDSKNNAVSWWNLRKNISEAQKREGISIKHDVAVPISHVAEFIAQANTALRATYNGLRIVAFGHIGDGNIHYNVSMLDSAKNPTFIAQSQQVNSIVYDIVHGLNGSISAEHGLGQLKRNEIHHYKSALELELMRSIKHTLDPNNLMNPGKVM; encoded by the coding sequence ATGCTTCCAGATTTGATGAATTTACTAAGAAACGCAGTCGGCACCGACCACGTGCTGAGCGGCGAAACAGCCGCGCCTTATTGTACCGACTGGCGCGGGCGTTACAGCGGCAAGGCGCTGGCTGTCGTGCTGCCTGGCGATACGCAACAAGTTGCTGCGGTGGTCGCGTTATGTGCCGAGCACCGCATCGCCATCGTCCCGCAAGGCGGCAACACCAGTTTAAGCGGGGGGGCAGTACCCTTGCCGCAAGGCCAACAGATTGTGATTAACCTGTCACGCATGAACAAAATTCTTGCGCTGGACACCACCAACTATACATTAACCGTAGAAGCAGGCTGCACCCTGGCCAAGGTGCGAGAGGCGGCAGAGCAGGTCAATCGTCTGTTCCCTCTTGGCCTCACCGCCATCGCAGGCCAATGCGAAATTGGCGGCAACATTTCCACTAATGCCGGCGGCATCGGCGTGCTGCGCTATGGCAACATGCGCGACCTCGTGCTTGGATTGGAAGTTGTCTTACCAGATGGCCGCGTCTGGGATGGATTACGCAGTTTGCGCAAGGACAACACCGGCTATGATTTGAAGCACTTATTCATCGGCGCAGAAGGCACGCTGGGTATTATCACTGCTGCCGTGCTGAAGCTGTTTCCCCATCCACAATCGGTGGTAACCGCGTGTGTGGCAGTAAGCGATCCGGCGGTGGCAGTAAAACTGCTCGCTCATTTACGTGCTAATTGCGGCGACAAAATAAGTGCCTTCGAGATCATTTCGAGGTCCTGCCTGGATCTCGTTTTAGCGCATATTCCCGATACGGTTGAGCCATTTGTTACGCGTTATGAATGGATCGTGCTGATCGAACTGTCGGATGTGCTGCAAGCTCCCCTCGATGCACCTTTACTCAATGCGCTGCAAGCGTTTGGTACGGGTATCCTCGAATTCGCCATCGATTCGAAAAATAACGCCGTAAGCTGGTGGAATTTGCGCAAAAATATCAGCGAAGCGCAGAAACGCGAGGGCATTAGCATCAAGCATGACGTCGCTGTGCCAATCAGTCACGTGGCAGAATTCATCGCCCAAGCGAATACCGCCCTGCGTGCCACATACAACGGCCTGCGCATTGTTGCCTTTGGTCATATCGGCGATGGCAACATCCATTACAACGTCTCAATGCTGGATTCTGCAAAAAACCCGACCTTCATCGCGCAAAGCCAACAGGTCAACAGCATCGTGTACGACATCGTGCATGGATTAAACGGCAGTATCAGCGCCGAGCATGGGCTAGGGCAACTCAAGCGTAATGAGATACATCATTACAAAAGTGCGCTGGAATTGGAGCTGATGCGCAGCATCAAGCACACACTCGACCCAAACAATTTAATGAATCCAGGGAAGGTAATGTAG
- the proB gene encoding glutamate 5-kinase — MKTILTQCKRIVVKVGSSLVTNQGEGLDIPAIRNWAQQIATLRENGHKVILVSSGAIAEGMQRLGWKQRPSAVHELQAAAAVGQMGLIQVYESCFSAHGLHTAQILLTHADLADRERYLNARSTLRTLLTLGVIPVINENDTVVTDEIKFGDNDTLGALVANLIEADALIILTDQIGLYTADPRKDPNATLVSLAQAGDEKLEAMAGGAGSHIGSGGMLTKVLAAKRAARSGAHTVIASGHEIDVLPRLMSGNSIGTLLEAQPLPLNARKQWLADHLQISGKVTLDAGAVHALRNEGKSLLPVGITKVSGEFERGTVVAIFDTHGQDIARGLINYNATETRRIAGHPSNEIEFLLGYVDEPELIHRDNLILL, encoded by the coding sequence ATGAAAACCATTCTGACCCAGTGCAAACGCATCGTCGTCAAAGTTGGCAGCAGCCTGGTCACCAACCAGGGTGAAGGACTGGATATCCCCGCAATCCGAAATTGGGCGCAGCAAATTGCTACGCTACGTGAAAATGGGCACAAAGTAATATTGGTTTCCTCTGGCGCGATTGCCGAAGGTATGCAGCGACTAGGCTGGAAACAACGCCCCAGCGCCGTGCATGAATTGCAGGCAGCTGCCGCAGTCGGTCAGATGGGCTTGATACAGGTGTATGAAAGTTGCTTTAGCGCACACGGCCTGCATACAGCACAAATATTGCTCACCCATGCCGACCTCGCGGATCGTGAACGCTATCTAAACGCCCGCTCTACACTGCGCACCCTGCTGACCCTTGGTGTTATTCCCGTCATCAATGAAAATGATACTGTGGTCACCGATGAAATCAAGTTTGGCGACAACGACACTTTAGGTGCACTGGTTGCTAACCTGATTGAGGCTGATGCGCTCATTATCCTCACTGACCAGATCGGCCTTTACACTGCTGACCCGCGCAAGGATCCAAATGCTACGCTAGTCAGTTTGGCGCAAGCTGGCGATGAAAAGCTTGAAGCCATGGCAGGTGGTGCGGGTAGCCACATCGGGAGCGGCGGCATGCTCACCAAGGTACTCGCCGCGAAACGTGCTGCACGGAGCGGCGCACACACCGTGATCGCGTCTGGCCATGAAATAGATGTGTTACCACGCCTGATGAGTGGTAACAGTATCGGCACTCTGCTGGAAGCGCAGCCTTTACCTCTGAATGCGCGCAAGCAATGGCTGGCGGATCACCTGCAAATCAGCGGCAAGGTGACGCTGGATGCCGGCGCAGTGCATGCGTTGCGTAACGAAGGCAAGAGCCTGCTACCGGTCGGTATCACCAAAGTTAGCGGGGAATTCGAGCGTGGCACCGTGGTCGCCATTTTCGATACGCATGGACAAGATATCGCGCGCGGTCTGATCAACTACAATGCGACAGAAACGCGTCGCATCGCTGGCCATCCCAGTAACGAAATTGAATTCCTCTTGGGCTATGTTGATGAGCCAGAGCTGATACATCGAGACAACTTGATTTTATTGTGA
- a CDS encoding GtrA family protein, with protein sequence MKTIKPGVQVTRYALIGVCNTTVHLLIVGLLTWLAEFNQMYANVIAYIVASSFSFLMNARWSFQSRPGARNYARFQLVSLLGLIASATLGHLGDHFGWHFAVTVFLIALTVPVISFLLHRSYTFSK encoded by the coding sequence ATGAAGACCATAAAACCGGGTGTACAAGTTACGCGATATGCCCTGATTGGCGTATGTAATACAACGGTACACTTGCTTATTGTAGGATTGTTGACGTGGCTCGCGGAATTCAATCAGATGTATGCCAATGTCATAGCTTACATTGTGGCCTCATCTTTTTCATTCTTGATGAATGCTCGATGGAGTTTCCAGAGTAGGCCGGGAGCGCGAAATTACGCTCGGTTTCAGCTTGTTTCGTTACTCGGGTTGATCGCTAGCGCAACTTTGGGTCACCTTGGCGATCATTTCGGCTGGCATTTCGCCGTAACCGTTTTTCTGATTGCGCTCACGGTTCCCGTTATATCTTTTTTGCTTCATCGTTCTTATACGTTTTCAAAATGA
- the rpmA gene encoding 50S ribosomal protein L27: MASKKGGGSTSNGRDSHSKRLGVKTYGGELISAGSIIVRQRGTRFHAGDNVGMGKDHTLFAKIAGKVLFAVKGAQRRKTIFVVPV; the protein is encoded by the coding sequence ATGGCATCAAAAAAAGGTGGCGGCAGTACCAGTAACGGTCGCGATTCACACTCAAAACGCCTCGGTGTGAAAACCTATGGCGGCGAATTAATTAGCGCTGGCAGCATTATCGTACGTCAGCGCGGTACGCGATTCCATGCTGGTGACAATGTTGGCATGGGCAAGGATCACACCTTGTTTGCAAAGATTGCTGGCAAGGTATTGTTCGCCGTCAAAGGTGCACAAAGACGCAAGACTATCTTCGTGGTTCCAGTTTAA
- a CDS encoding glycosyltransferase family 2 protein, with translation MQTTQPIVVILVSIILPFFNEAEGIPLFFERLDNAISNIPDCRFELICINDGSRDRTLPALEFAKKRYPAITIIDFTRNFGKEAALTAGLEFAAGDAVIIMDSDLQHPPELIPAFIQKWRSGVPVVLAKRNSRSTESVLYRLLAGMFYRLHNNISNIKIPTNTGDFRLIDRQVCDALKRLPESHRFMKGLFAWVGYEYELVEYDVAPRAHGRTSFNKWKSLNFALEGITGFSTVPLRVWTYAGLLVTAVGFFYACWVILRAIFLGIDTPGYVTLLTTVVFFGGLQLIGIGVLGEYIGRIYIETKNRPIYLVKKIIK, from the coding sequence ATGCAAACAACGCAACCCATCGTTGTAATTTTGGTTTCCATAATCCTCCCTTTTTTCAACGAAGCAGAAGGCATCCCACTTTTCTTTGAGCGGCTTGATAATGCTATATCAAATATTCCGGATTGCCGATTTGAATTGATTTGCATCAACGACGGCAGTCGCGATAGGACGCTCCCGGCGCTGGAATTTGCAAAAAAACGCTACCCCGCAATCACCATCATTGACTTCACCCGTAATTTCGGCAAAGAAGCGGCATTGACGGCCGGGCTTGAGTTTGCTGCCGGAGATGCAGTGATAATCATGGATTCAGATCTTCAGCACCCTCCCGAATTGATTCCGGCATTCATACAGAAGTGGCGTAGCGGAGTCCCAGTGGTACTAGCTAAACGAAACTCAAGATCAACCGAAAGCGTTCTCTATCGGTTGTTGGCGGGAATGTTTTATCGTCTTCATAACAATATATCCAATATAAAAATCCCTACTAACACGGGTGATTTCAGACTGATTGACCGCCAGGTCTGTGACGCCCTGAAGCGACTTCCGGAATCCCACCGCTTCATGAAGGGCTTGTTCGCTTGGGTCGGTTATGAGTATGAGCTAGTTGAATATGATGTCGCCCCGCGTGCTCATGGACGGACATCTTTCAACAAGTGGAAGTCGTTGAATTTTGCCCTTGAAGGCATCACCGGTTTCAGCACAGTGCCTCTGCGTGTATGGACCTATGCGGGATTGCTGGTCACGGCGGTTGGCTTCTTCTATGCGTGCTGGGTCATCTTGCGCGCCATTTTTCTTGGTATAGATACTCCCGGTTATGTGACGCTATTGACCACTGTTGTTTTCTTCGGAGGACTTCAGTTAATTGGTATCGGCGTGCTGGGTGAATATATAGGTCGTATCTACATCGAGACCAAGAATCGGCCCATATATCTCGTCAAGAAGATCATTAAATGA
- a CDS encoding class I SAM-dependent methyltransferase: MTSADKASEDAIFRQFPKYRQPLPDEYLSIYDREYVANRTAGGLGNNIARALESWMHKKVATSAVTQSEVILELGAGSLNHLSWEGGYASYDVVEPFQKLLDTSSNLGLVRHTYAQLSEIPYEAQYDRIISVAVLEHLLDLPTEIARSGLCLRENGRFCAGVPSEGGWLWEMAWKYGTGPGFTRRTGLDYEKLMRHEHVNTVDEIEECVRYFFDEVTRERFPLPAKSFSLYSFFIATRPNRKRCESFLEKSCKQRNPSL; this comes from the coding sequence ATGACTAGTGCAGACAAAGCAAGTGAAGATGCCATCTTTAGGCAATTCCCCAAATACCGCCAGCCGTTACCCGATGAATATTTATCTATCTATGACAGAGAATACGTGGCTAACCGTACTGCCGGGGGACTTGGAAATAATATTGCCAGAGCGCTTGAATCGTGGATGCACAAGAAGGTCGCAACAAGCGCAGTCACTCAATCCGAGGTAATTCTGGAGCTTGGAGCCGGCTCCCTTAACCATCTATCCTGGGAGGGAGGTTACGCCAGTTATGACGTCGTCGAACCTTTTCAGAAACTATTGGATACATCCTCAAACTTGGGGTTGGTACGCCATACATACGCACAGTTAAGCGAGATTCCCTATGAGGCGCAATATGACCGGATAATATCGGTTGCGGTGCTAGAACATCTGCTGGATTTGCCGACAGAAATTGCCCGCTCGGGACTTTGCTTGCGAGAGAACGGAAGATTTTGTGCAGGAGTTCCCAGCGAGGGGGGCTGGCTATGGGAAATGGCTTGGAAGTATGGAACCGGCCCTGGATTCACCAGGCGTACCGGACTGGATTATGAAAAATTAATGCGGCATGAGCATGTTAATACCGTTGATGAGATTGAGGAATGTGTACGCTATTTTTTCGATGAAGTCACCAGGGAGCGCTTTCCCTTGCCAGCCAAGTCGTTCAGTCTGTATTCGTTTTTTATCGCGACTCGCCCCAATAGAAAGCGTTGCGAAAGTTTTTTGGAAAAATCATGCAAACAACGCAACCCATCGTTGTAA
- a CDS encoding primosomal protein N', producing MTIVRVALDVPLSTLFDYSLGNSIAIIPGQRVLVSFRRKKMAGVVMECAMDSVLSPERIKPVLQVLRDIPPLSDELLVLLRFCSDYYHYPLGVTVLSALPVRLRTSQLVTLKEAMQYRLSVSGRALDLSLLSKRKVVQHRILAALKLDSLSVAQVRALSPSAASALKALSQAGWVETCAVPAVSSKFTFNNTHTLTLEQQQAVDAITKASCFGCFLLHGITGSGKTEIYVHLMNRILQQGGQVLLLVPEINLTPQLENYFRSRLPDVELVSLHSGLSDGERMQNWLRAQSGHARIILGTRLAVFTPLPQLALLIVDEEHDVSFKQQDGLRYSARDVAIFRASQRGIPIVLGSATPSLESYYNAQSGRYQMLRLTQRAATQAQLPTVSCINTSNIVMQHGLSEPLLKALAERLQRGEQSLIFINRRGYAPVLMCGACGWLSGCSNCAGKLVLHLKDRRLRCHHCGHQERVPHACPSCGNADLQPIGIGTQRVESALQEHFPKARILRVDRDSTRNKGTWQAMRQQIHEDAVDILVGTQMLAKGHDFPNLTLVGVLNPDGALYSSDFRASEKLFAQLVQVAGRAGRADKLGEVLIQTAFPDHPLFRALREHDYDTWAKILLAERQSAGFPPFMYQVLLRAEAKDEAHMYTFLQQARDAAIELAMPVDIYGVVPAAMPRRANHFLAQLLVQSEARKPLQQFLREWRPLLDALPAQKLRWSLDIDPMDF from the coding sequence ATGACAATTGTTCGCGTCGCGCTAGATGTGCCATTGTCAACACTATTTGATTATTCGCTAGGCAATAGCATCGCGATCATTCCGGGACAGCGCGTATTGGTTTCATTTAGACGCAAAAAAATGGCAGGAGTGGTGATGGAATGCGCAATGGATTCCGTCCTTTCTCCAGAACGTATCAAGCCCGTTTTGCAGGTGCTGCGGGATATTCCTCCACTGTCCGATGAACTGCTTGTTTTGCTGCGCTTCTGCAGCGACTATTACCACTATCCCCTTGGTGTTACTGTGCTGTCCGCCTTGCCAGTACGTTTGCGTACCAGCCAGCTTGTCACGCTCAAGGAAGCGATGCAATACAGACTAAGCGTTAGTGGCCGTGCGCTCGACTTGAGCCTGCTGTCTAAGCGCAAGGTGGTGCAGCATCGCATCCTCGCAGCCTTGAAGTTGGATTCATTAAGTGTCGCGCAAGTGCGCGCGTTATCACCAAGCGCAGCATCTGCACTTAAAGCATTGTCACAAGCGGGATGGGTCGAGACGTGCGCAGTGCCTGCGGTTTCCAGCAAATTTACATTCAACAATACTCATACGTTGACCTTGGAGCAGCAGCAAGCAGTGGACGCCATTACTAAAGCATCATGCTTTGGCTGCTTCCTGCTGCACGGTATCACCGGTAGCGGTAAAACCGAGATTTATGTGCATCTAATGAACCGGATATTGCAGCAGGGAGGGCAAGTGTTACTGTTGGTGCCGGAAATCAATCTTACACCTCAGCTGGAAAATTATTTTCGCAGCCGCTTGCCGGATGTTGAGCTGGTCAGTCTGCACAGTGGCTTGAGTGATGGCGAACGCATGCAGAACTGGCTGCGTGCGCAGTCCGGCCACGCGCGCATCATACTGGGCACCCGTCTGGCAGTGTTCACGCCGCTGCCCCAACTGGCACTGTTGATTGTGGATGAAGAACATGACGTTTCGTTCAAACAGCAGGATGGCTTACGTTACTCGGCACGAGATGTGGCAATCTTTCGTGCTAGCCAGCGGGGCATACCGATTGTATTAGGATCCGCTACCCCTTCACTTGAAAGCTATTACAACGCACAGAGCGGACGCTATCAAATGTTGCGCCTGACCCAGCGCGCAGCGACGCAGGCGCAGTTGCCGACGGTGAGCTGCATTAACACCAGCAATATAGTTATGCAGCACGGTCTCAGTGAGCCGCTTCTAAAGGCCCTGGCCGAGCGGCTACAGCGCGGTGAACAGAGCCTGATATTCATTAATCGGCGTGGGTATGCACCCGTGTTGATGTGTGGCGCTTGCGGCTGGCTGTCTGGTTGTTCAAATTGCGCGGGCAAGCTGGTGCTACATCTTAAAGATCGCCGCCTGCGCTGTCATCATTGTGGCCATCAGGAGCGTGTGCCGCATGCCTGTCCGTCGTGCGGCAACGCCGACCTGCAACCGATTGGCATCGGCACGCAACGGGTAGAGAGTGCGTTGCAGGAGCATTTCCCCAAGGCGCGCATTCTGCGCGTGGACCGTGACAGCACGCGTAATAAAGGAACGTGGCAAGCCATGCGTCAGCAGATTCACGAAGACGCGGTGGACATTCTGGTTGGTACGCAAATGCTGGCCAAGGGACATGACTTCCCCAACCTGACACTGGTGGGTGTACTTAACCCGGACGGTGCGTTATACAGTAGTGATTTTCGAGCATCGGAAAAGCTGTTTGCCCAACTCGTCCAGGTAGCAGGGCGCGCGGGCCGGGCCGACAAGCTGGGCGAGGTGCTGATTCAGACCGCATTTCCTGATCATCCATTATTCCGCGCGTTGCGAGAACATGATTACGATACGTGGGCAAAAATCCTACTCGCGGAACGCCAATCCGCCGGTTTCCCGCCATTCATGTATCAAGTGTTGCTGCGTGCTGAAGCCAAGGATGAAGCCCACATGTATACTTTCCTGCAACAAGCGCGCGATGCTGCAATTGAACTCGCCATGCCAGTTGACATTTACGGTGTGGTTCCTGCGGCCATGCCGCGTCGCGCTAATCATTTTTTAGCGCAATTGCTGGTGCAAAGTGAAGCGCGAAAACCCTTGCAGCAATTCCTGCGCGAGTGGCGACCCTTGCTGGATGCGCTACCAGCCCAAAAACTACGCTGGTCGCTGGACATTGACCCGATGGATTTCTAG
- a CDS encoding acyltransferase family protein has product MTTIHLRAPISEKLASRENNLNALRLIAAVLVFFSHSYALSGNIQLEPIGRLLRIFDGGSLAVIAFFFLSGYLISSSWASTPHFPSFMAKRALRILPGLAVVVAISALLLGPIASSLDINHYFSSGQAFRYIRDNVNVLSLKTNTLPGIFEDLPIPRAVNGSLWTLKVEFLVYIATGVIGATCLLPTEGRGWRSILFSTVMLYLAARMITVTKAEFDSWNTGLDLFSCQLIAVFILGAIGYTVRHWIPRSGLLVTGLIGLTYLFRETSLFLLFIYLSYGYFLLFVATSSFHLLGKRTRIHDYSFGVYIYAFPIQQTIVTLAPGISPISLFLFSFPIVTLFAIASWHFIEKPCLGLKVFYGLESAK; this is encoded by the coding sequence ATGACCACGATCCACTTGCGCGCCCCAATTTCTGAGAAATTGGCAAGCCGCGAAAATAATTTAAACGCCTTACGCCTGATCGCTGCGGTATTGGTATTTTTTTCTCACTCTTACGCATTGAGCGGAAATATCCAACTAGAGCCAATTGGTCGCCTTCTTCGTATATTTGATGGCGGTTCCTTGGCCGTGATAGCTTTTTTCTTTTTGAGCGGCTATCTTATTTCGTCAAGTTGGGCCTCCACGCCACACTTTCCTTCGTTCATGGCAAAAAGAGCGCTGAGAATTTTGCCTGGCTTAGCTGTTGTTGTGGCGATCAGCGCACTTTTGCTTGGTCCCATAGCAAGTTCTCTGGATATCAATCACTATTTTTCATCCGGCCAGGCATTTAGATATATCCGCGACAACGTTAATGTCTTAAGCTTGAAAACCAACACGCTACCTGGCATTTTTGAAGACCTGCCAATACCTCGCGCCGTTAATGGTTCTCTATGGACCTTAAAGGTTGAATTCCTGGTTTACATCGCGACTGGAGTGATCGGTGCGACCTGTCTGCTGCCAACCGAAGGAAGAGGCTGGCGCAGTATTTTATTTTCTACAGTGATGCTCTACTTAGCTGCTCGAATGATCACCGTTACCAAAGCCGAATTCGATAGTTGGAATACTGGCCTCGACTTATTTTCGTGCCAATTGATTGCGGTCTTTATACTCGGAGCTATTGGGTACACTGTACGCCACTGGATCCCTCGTTCCGGGTTACTAGTGACGGGACTCATTGGCCTTACATATTTATTTCGAGAAACCAGTCTATTTCTGCTTTTTATATATTTGTCGTATGGATATTTTTTGCTATTCGTAGCTACTTCATCATTCCATCTATTAGGAAAAAGAACACGAATCCATGATTATTCTTTTGGCGTTTACATCTATGCCTTTCCAATTCAACAAACCATTGTCACGCTGGCACCCGGCATTTCGCCAATTTCCCTGTTCCTGTTCTCGTTCCCCATTGTGACGCTATTTGCAATTGCCTCATGGCATTTTATTGAGAAACCCTGTCTTGGGCTTAAGGTTTTTTATGGTCTTGAATCCGCCAAATGA